One Bacillus amyloliquefaciens DSM 7 = ATCC 23350 DNA window includes the following coding sequences:
- a CDS encoding MBL fold metallo-hydrolase — protein sequence MDHTYEVHQIKTYHQMWSNYCYIIADRARNSAIAVDPSWEIGKITDKLHELDVDLSAVLLTHSHYDHVNLAEPLQQIYHSDIYMSSAEIDFYQFRCRNLIALEDGQTFAAGGFIIKSILTPGHTAGGMCYLLSDHLFTGDTVFTEGCGICEDRGSSAEDMFDSIQRIKASIPPYVRVYPGHSFGEKPGQKMESLLKNNIYFQIDKKEHFVNFRNRKNQKGLFHFK from the coding sequence ATGGATCATACATATGAAGTGCATCAAATCAAAACGTATCATCAGATGTGGTCCAACTATTGTTATATTATCGCAGACCGTGCCAGAAATTCTGCGATAGCGGTGGACCCGTCTTGGGAAATCGGCAAAATAACCGATAAACTGCATGAGTTGGATGTTGATTTATCAGCTGTTTTATTAACACATTCACATTATGACCATGTAAACTTGGCGGAGCCGCTTCAGCAAATCTATCATTCTGATATATACATGTCGTCGGCTGAAATCGATTTCTATCAATTCCGGTGCAGAAACTTAATAGCGCTTGAAGACGGTCAGACCTTTGCCGCGGGGGGATTTATCATCAAAAGTATACTGACCCCGGGACATACGGCCGGGGGAATGTGCTATTTGCTTTCTGATCATCTTTTTACCGGTGACACCGTGTTTACAGAGGGTTGCGGTATATGTGAGGACAGGGGCAGCTCGGCGGAGGATATGTTTGACAGTATACAGCGGATCAAAGCCTCCATTCCGCCGTATGTGCGTGTATATCCGGGACACTCTTTCGGGGAGAAGCCGGGACAAAAAATGGAGAGTCTTCTGAAAAACAATATTTACTTTCAGATTGACAAGAAAGAACATTTTGTGAATTTTCGCAACAGAAAAAATCAAAAAGGGCTGTTTCATTTTAAGTAG
- the mutL gene encoding DNA mismatch repair endonuclease MutL — MAKVIQLSDELSNKIAAGEVVERPASVVKELVENAIDANSTVIEIDIEEAGLSSIRVLDNGEGMETEDCKRAFRRHATSKIKDENDLFRVRTLGFRGEALPSIASVSHLEIKTSIGEGAGTHLILQGGNMISEQRTSSRKGTEIIVTNLFFNTPARLKYMKTVHTELGNITDVVNRIALAHPEVSIRLRHQGKNLLQTNGNGDVRHVLAAIYGTAVAKKMIPLHVSSLDFEVKGYIALPEITRASRNYMSSVINGRYIKNFPLVKAVHEGYHTLLPIGRHPITFIEITMDPILVDVNVHPSKLEVRLSKETELHELIRDGIKEVFQKQRLIPSAQLPKKSAPAPIKNEQQFMTFGESEPERKLPEKTPEPSYSPMKLSSVVKEPAPVTEEEFHPNEADHEVPSETSMPEMAAPVSDIPAPEEEAVSEEIQEERVPVMYPIGQMHGTYILAQNENGLYIIDQHAAQERIKYEYFREKVGQVEPEVQDMIVPLTFHYAANEALIIEQHQHELESVGVFLEAFGTNSYIVRCHPAWFPKGEEAELIEEIIQQVLDAKQIDIKKLREEAAIMMSCKGSIKANRHLRNDEIKALLDDLRRTADPFTCPHGRPIIIHHSTYEMEKMFKRVM, encoded by the coding sequence TTGGCAAAAGTCATCCAGCTGTCAGATGAGCTTTCAAATAAAATAGCGGCCGGTGAGGTGGTGGAACGGCCCGCCTCTGTCGTTAAAGAATTGGTGGAAAACGCAATCGACGCAAACAGCACAGTCATTGAAATCGATATAGAGGAAGCGGGGCTTTCGTCGATTCGGGTGCTCGACAACGGCGAAGGTATGGAAACCGAGGATTGCAAGCGGGCTTTCCGCCGCCATGCGACCAGTAAAATCAAAGATGAAAATGACCTGTTCCGGGTGAGAACACTCGGTTTCCGCGGAGAAGCTTTGCCAAGTATCGCGTCTGTTTCTCATCTGGAAATCAAAACGAGCATCGGCGAGGGAGCGGGAACTCATCTCATTCTTCAGGGCGGGAATATGATTTCTGAACAGAGAACTTCCAGCAGAAAAGGGACGGAGATCATCGTCACTAACCTGTTTTTCAATACACCCGCCAGATTAAAATATATGAAAACCGTGCATACGGAGCTCGGCAATATTACGGATGTCGTCAACCGGATCGCTCTTGCGCATCCGGAAGTATCGATCCGCCTCCGCCATCAGGGGAAAAACCTGCTGCAGACAAACGGAAACGGGGACGTGCGCCATGTGCTGGCCGCAATTTACGGGACGGCGGTTGCGAAAAAAATGATACCGCTCCATGTCAGCTCACTTGATTTTGAAGTCAAGGGCTACATTGCGCTGCCGGAAATCACGCGTGCATCCAGAAACTACATGTCATCTGTCATTAACGGAAGATACATTAAGAATTTCCCGCTTGTAAAAGCGGTGCATGAGGGCTATCACACGCTTCTGCCGATCGGCCGCCATCCGATTACGTTTATCGAAATTACGATGGATCCGATTTTAGTCGATGTCAATGTCCATCCGTCGAAGCTTGAAGTCCGCCTCAGCAAAGAGACGGAACTGCATGAGCTGATCCGTGACGGCATAAAGGAAGTTTTTCAAAAGCAGCGGCTTATTCCAAGCGCCCAGCTTCCGAAAAAATCAGCGCCGGCACCGATCAAAAATGAACAGCAATTTATGACGTTCGGTGAAAGTGAGCCTGAGCGGAAACTGCCTGAAAAAACGCCGGAGCCGTCTTACTCGCCGATGAAGCTGAGTTCGGTCGTAAAAGAGCCGGCGCCGGTAACAGAAGAAGAGTTTCACCCAAATGAAGCGGATCATGAAGTGCCGTCGGAAACCAGCATGCCGGAAATGGCTGCGCCTGTTTCTGATATTCCGGCGCCGGAAGAGGAAGCTGTCTCCGAAGAAATACAGGAAGAAAGAGTTCCGGTCATGTATCCGATCGGCCAAATGCACGGGACATATATTTTAGCCCAAAACGAAAACGGCCTGTATATCATTGACCAGCATGCGGCCCAAGAGCGGATTAAATACGAATATTTCCGGGAAAAAGTCGGGCAGGTTGAGCCTGAAGTGCAGGATATGATCGTGCCGCTCACCTTTCACTATGCGGCAAATGAAGCGCTTATCATTGAACAGCATCAGCATGAGCTTGAAAGTGTAGGGGTATTTTTAGAAGCTTTCGGCACTAACAGCTATATCGTCCGCTGCCATCCGGCCTGGTTTCCAAAAGGGGAAGAAGCTGAACTGATTGAAGAAATCATTCAGCAGGTGCTTGACGCCAAACAGATCGACATTAAAAAACTTCGGGAGGAAGCCGCCATAATGATGAGCTGCAAAGGCTCGATCAAAGCGAACCGTCATTTGCGCAACGATGAAATCAAAGCGCTCTTGGACGATCTGCGCCGAACGGCAGACCCGTTCACATGCCCGCACGGCCGGCCGATCATTATTCACCATAGCACGTATGAGATGGAAAAGATGTTTAAACGCGTGATGTAG